The Paenibacillus sp. FSL R7-0204 genome includes a region encoding these proteins:
- a CDS encoding PIG-L deacetylase family protein: protein MSGKLTVLAIGAHVGDVELASGGVLASHSLRGDRIVTLALTPGERGVPAGQDMKEYRQQKIKEAERFADMLGGEAVVFDYCDGELPDNQQIRMEVCDVIRRVKPDMIITHWKNSMHKDHALTHYIVNDARFFASQPSFERELPAHFAAKLYYSENWEDAVDYVPYVYVDFDQAAYDLWIEALGRHWFVTNSKSFKYMDYYKALAVVRGCEARKTYAEAFMVPAETMKIRQSGLA, encoded by the coding sequence ATGAGCGGAAAGCTGACAGTCTTAGCGATTGGAGCGCATGTTGGGGATGTAGAATTGGCGTCCGGCGGTGTACTGGCCAGCCATAGCTTGAGAGGAGACCGTATCGTAACCCTGGCTTTAACTCCTGGTGAAAGAGGCGTACCGGCCGGGCAGGATATGAAAGAGTACCGTCAGCAAAAAATCAAAGAGGCTGAGCGTTTTGCGGATATGCTGGGCGGTGAAGCCGTTGTTTTTGATTATTGTGACGGAGAGCTGCCTGACAATCAGCAGATTCGGATGGAGGTCTGCGATGTGATCCGCCGCGTGAAGCCGGACATGATCATCACCCATTGGAAAAACAGCATGCATAAGGATCATGCACTGACCCATTATATCGTGAACGATGCAAGGTTTTTTGCCAGCCAGCCCTCTTTTGAACGTGAGCTTCCTGCTCATTTTGCAGCAAAGCTGTATTATTCCGAAAACTGGGAAGATGCTGTAGACTATGTCCCTTACGTATACGTGGATTTCGATCAGGCGGCTTATGATTTATGGATTGAGGCGTTAGGCCGGCATTGGTTTGTGACGAACAGCAAATCTTTTAAATATATGGATTACTATAAAGCGTTGGCCGTTGTCCGGGGCTGTGAAGCAAGAAAAACTTATGCCGAAGCCTTCATGGTCCCTGCCGAGACGATGAAAATCAGACAATCGGGGCTTGCGTGA
- a CDS encoding ketopantoate reductase family protein — translation MAAQPVRILIFGAGVIGSIYAMKFMEAGYDVSLFARSDRFRRLQEKGLQYNDKGTVRTVPVKVIDTLENDDVYDFIFVTVRYDRAESALLALKDNQSPNIITMTNSPIGFSSWLGIVGDRLLPAFPGFGGQIKDGVLYARFMPKFLVATSFGEMNGAVTERIVKLSQVFQAAKLPYAIKKDMQAYLITHSVSDIALLGGLYSGNQEINSITPGTRKTARKITVTLKAYLRAIRKAGIAVDPPVFKIVPKLPSFMLDVLFIAWLRTNMVKDMMMPDYAYAANQEVVRLQNDLTEFLSMQNGG, via the coding sequence ATGGCAGCACAGCCCGTCAGAATTTTAATTTTCGGTGCAGGTGTCATCGGGAGTATTTACGCAATGAAGTTTATGGAAGCGGGATATGATGTTAGTCTGTTTGCACGTTCGGACAGATTCAGACGTTTACAAGAAAAAGGCCTGCAATATAATGACAAAGGTACAGTCAGAACGGTTCCGGTGAAGGTCATTGATACACTCGAAAATGATGATGTTTACGATTTTATTTTCGTTACCGTTCGTTATGACCGGGCCGAATCCGCGTTGTTAGCGCTAAAAGATAACCAAAGCCCGAATATCATTACGATGACCAATAGTCCGATTGGATTTTCTTCGTGGCTTGGGATTGTAGGGGATAGACTTTTACCGGCATTTCCGGGCTTCGGCGGACAGATCAAAGATGGGGTCCTGTACGCCCGGTTCATGCCCAAGTTTCTAGTGGCTACTTCATTTGGAGAAATGAACGGCGCAGTGACAGAGCGCATCGTAAAGCTCTCACAAGTATTTCAAGCCGCCAAGCTTCCCTACGCTATAAAAAAGGATATGCAGGCATATCTAATTACTCATTCTGTATCAGACATTGCTCTACTGGGCGGTTTGTATTCCGGCAATCAGGAGATTAACTCTATAACACCGGGAACCAGAAAGACTGCACGCAAAATAACAGTTACTTTAAAAGCGTATCTAAGGGCAATCCGCAAAGCGGGTATTGCTGTTGATCCGCCCGTTTTTAAAATAGTCCCCAAACTCCCAAGCTTCATGCTGGATGTTCTCTTCATTGCCTGGCTGCGCACGAACATGGTTAAGGATATGATGATGCCGGATTATGCGTATGCTGCGAATCAGGAGGTTGTGCGGCTACAGAATGATCTGACGGAATTTCTATCTATGCAGAACGGCGGATGA
- a CDS encoding MazG-like protein, with product MDEMKKGLSFKEMIERSLVIRERYHRLEQHHGTEWSVEEDALAFLTDAALVGRLTMSEQKRWPKGGDTRPELEHKLSECIWWLIILSERMEIDISESMEVFLSTLEKQLRG from the coding sequence ATGGACGAAATGAAGAAGGGGCTGAGCTTTAAAGAAATGATTGAGCGTTCTCTCGTTATAAGAGAACGCTATCACAGACTGGAGCAGCATCATGGGACAGAGTGGAGTGTGGAAGAGGATGCGCTTGCTTTTTTGACAGATGCCGCGTTAGTTGGACGGTTGACAATGTCTGAGCAGAAGCGTTGGCCCAAAGGTGGTGATACCCGGCCTGAACTGGAGCATAAGCTTAGCGAGTGTATCTGGTGGCTTATTATTCTGTCGGAGCGGATGGAGATTGATATCAGTGAATCCATGGAAGTATTCCTGTCAACCTTAGAGAAGCAGCTACGAGGCTGA
- a CDS encoding anhydro-N-acetylmuramic acid kinase, which yields MGGPAEVEVTYLVGLMSGTSVDGIDAAVIKLSSRPDKEYGIETELLAFENTPFPAHVRSSIFELFDPSKATVDKVGAMNMWLGELYARAVVSVIRNCGLVPSQIFAIGSHGQTIYHAPEEKTMDGYNLHCTVQIGEGAVIANRTGIPCISDFRVADMAMDGQGAPLVPFTEYLLFNHPEKTSLLQNIGGIGNITVLPANASSEEVYAYDTGPGNMIIDGLVSHLFAPMTMDAGGEIAAGGEVIDQLLKWMQQDEYYSMPFPKSTGRERFGQQYVAQILQLMEEHHWKAEDVIATATRLTAWSIADSYERYIAPQHQAQRLLVGGGGSYNLTLLRDLRQLFAPFGVQVLTQEDIGGNSDAKEAVAFAVLAYHTMKRLPNNIPQVTGASRPVVMGKISWPYPEHRGFE from the coding sequence ATGGGCGGCCCGGCTGAAGTAGAGGTTACCTATCTGGTTGGCCTGATGTCCGGCACATCGGTAGACGGTATTGATGCAGCGGTAATTAAACTTTCGTCTAGGCCGGACAAAGAGTACGGAATAGAGACGGAATTGCTGGCTTTTGAGAACACTCCGTTTCCCGCGCATGTCAGAAGCTCGATATTCGAGCTGTTTGATCCTTCCAAGGCTACGGTGGATAAAGTAGGCGCAATGAACATGTGGCTTGGGGAATTATACGCCCGGGCAGTAGTGTCGGTGATCCGCAACTGCGGACTTGTGCCTTCCCAAATATTTGCGATAGGATCACATGGCCAAACGATCTACCATGCACCGGAAGAGAAGACGATGGACGGCTATAACCTGCACTGTACGGTGCAGATCGGGGAAGGTGCAGTGATAGCGAACCGGACGGGCATTCCCTGCATATCAGATTTTCGGGTTGCTGACATGGCAATGGATGGACAGGGGGCGCCGCTGGTGCCTTTTACTGAATATTTATTGTTTAACCATCCGGAGAAAACATCACTTCTGCAGAATATTGGAGGAATAGGGAATATAACTGTTCTTCCTGCAAATGCTTCTTCCGAAGAGGTGTATGCTTACGATACAGGGCCCGGGAATATGATTATTGATGGTCTTGTGTCCCATTTATTCGCGCCAATGACGATGGATGCCGGCGGTGAAATTGCTGCGGGCGGTGAGGTTATTGATCAGCTTTTGAAATGGATGCAGCAGGATGAGTATTATAGTATGCCTTTCCCGAAATCGACGGGCAGAGAACGGTTTGGACAACAATATGTTGCCCAAATACTTCAGTTGATGGAGGAGCATCACTGGAAAGCTGAGGATGTAATTGCCACGGCAACACGCTTGACGGCATGGAGCATTGCCGACAGCTATGAACGGTATATTGCCCCGCAGCATCAGGCTCAGCGATTGCTGGTTGGCGGCGGCGGGAGCTATAACCTGACGTTATTGCGTGATTTGCGGCAGTTATTTGCTCCCTTCGGAGTGCAGGTGCTGACACAGGAGGATATTGGCGGCAACAGCGATGCCAAGGAAGCCGTTGCTTTTGCTGTGCTGGCTTATCATACGATGAAACGTCTGCCGAATAATATCCCCCAGGTAACCGGAGCTTCCCGGCCGGTAGTCATGGGCAAAATTTCTTGGCCCTACCCGGAACACAGGGGGTTTGAATAA
- a CDS encoding carbohydrate ABC transporter permease, with product MGLFNNSIKSKGSLFARNGLIITCLLLFAAATIFPIYFMIISSFGDPVEAGAMSYSIIPSKISFESYKFFFNFSAHSWDWLKNSFIVAACITVSNVFFATLAGYAFAKMKFRGKGILFAILLGSMMIPTQVTQVPLYILIVNIFELQNTYTALIMPSIVTVYNIFLVKQFMSSIPVEIIEAAKIEGCSQPKIFWYIIMPLSKTVMAVLAILTFMAAWNDFFWPFLVTNTMDMQTIQVGLKNFRFANTTYFAPMMAGATISAVPMFILFFSLQKYFLEGVAVGAVKG from the coding sequence ATGGGGTTGTTCAACAATAGTATCAAAAGCAAAGGGTCTCTGTTCGCCCGTAATGGTCTGATCATTACATGCCTTCTCCTGTTTGCCGCAGCGACCATTTTCCCGATATACTTTATGATCATTTCCTCGTTCGGTGATCCGGTAGAAGCTGGCGCTATGAGCTATTCGATTATCCCGTCGAAGATTTCCTTCGAGTCTTATAAATTCTTTTTTAACTTCAGCGCCCATTCCTGGGACTGGTTAAAAAATTCTTTTATTGTAGCAGCTTGTATTACGGTATCCAACGTATTTTTCGCCACGCTTGCAGGATACGCTTTTGCCAAAATGAAATTTAGAGGAAAAGGCATTCTGTTCGCTATTCTGCTGGGGTCCATGATGATCCCTACTCAAGTCACCCAGGTTCCGCTGTATATATTGATCGTCAATATTTTTGAATTGCAAAATACGTATACAGCGCTGATTATGCCAAGCATTGTCACGGTGTATAACATTTTTCTGGTCAAGCAGTTCATGTCTTCCATTCCGGTGGAAATTATTGAAGCTGCCAAAATCGAAGGCTGCTCCCAGCCTAAAATCTTCTGGTATATCATTATGCCGCTGTCCAAAACGGTTATGGCCGTGCTGGCGATTCTAACGTTTATGGCAGCATGGAATGACTTCTTCTGGCCGTTCCTGGTTACCAACACGATGGATATGCAGACGATTCAGGTGGGGCTCAAAAACTTCCGTTTTGCGAACACCACTTACTTTGCACCTATGATGGCCGGGGCAACCATTTCTGCCGTTCCGATGTTTATTTTGTTCTTCAGCTTACAAAAGTATTTCCTTGAAGGAGTAGCCGTCGGAGCGGTGAAAGGGTAA
- a CDS encoding N-acetylglucosamine kinase, with translation MAFIVGMDGGGTKTAVIVTHEDQEEPVLSFSVGPINYNGGDAGAIAAAFGEIFNQIRSCCTSLAEVLHVCIGAAGVSNPAVADFLEQQVRDNGYRGPLTITGDQETALYGAQNAMQGIILIAGTGSICFGVNETGERHRTGGFGHLIDDEGSGYYIGRELLSVLVQAEDGRIADTMIPALVYKQLGLGTVQEVIGFVYDKNTTKKDIAALAPVMTAACGLGDARALKLAEQCAARLFELVVPVIERLELYESKVAIAGSVLQKSRFVREALERKLVRSYPKTQLIMPVHNAAYGAVLLGKSKMSNG, from the coding sequence ATGGCATTTATTGTTGGCATGGACGGGGGCGGCACCAAGACAGCTGTCATTGTTACTCATGAAGATCAGGAAGAGCCTGTACTATCCTTTTCCGTTGGGCCTATTAATTATAATGGCGGTGATGCCGGGGCTATTGCTGCTGCTTTCGGGGAGATTTTTAATCAGATCAGGTCCTGCTGCACAAGCCTTGCGGAAGTTCTTCATGTATGTATAGGAGCGGCAGGCGTAAGCAATCCGGCAGTAGCCGATTTTTTGGAGCAACAGGTGAGAGATAACGGCTATAGAGGGCCGCTAACGATTACCGGTGATCAGGAAACCGCACTATATGGAGCCCAGAATGCGATGCAGGGCATTATTCTCATTGCCGGTACAGGCTCCATTTGCTTCGGAGTTAATGAAACAGGAGAGCGGCACCGCACAGGAGGCTTTGGCCATCTGATTGATGATGAGGGAAGCGGCTACTATATCGGACGTGAGCTCTTGTCCGTGCTGGTTCAGGCAGAGGACGGAAGAATAGCGGATACGATGATTCCGGCGCTGGTCTATAAGCAGCTTGGACTTGGTACGGTGCAAGAGGTGATAGGTTTTGTCTACGACAAAAACACAACGAAAAAAGATATTGCAGCGCTCGCCCCGGTGATGACGGCAGCATGCGGGCTCGGGGATGCCCGGGCGCTAAAACTGGCGGAGCAATGTGCAGCCCGTCTGTTTGAGCTTGTGGTGCCTGTGATTGAGCGGCTGGAATTATATGAGAGCAAGGTTGCAATTGCCGGAAGTGTGCTGCAGAAATCGCGTTTTGTAAGAGAGGCATTAGAGCGGAAGCTTGTCCGCAGCTACCCGAAGACCCAACTGATTATGCCTGTTCATAATGCTGCCTATGGTGCGGTACTGCTTGGGAAATCAAAAATGAGTAACGGGTAA
- a CDS encoding glycoside hydrolase family 3 protein produces the protein MRTIEEMSLREKIGQMFVTGFPSTEMSPELKEVIEQYKIGNIILFSHNINNKYQLGGLVAELQQWFTTHAGIPGFITIDQEGGRVTRMPKDATNVAGAMAIASSGRPENAYAAGRITARELKALGINFNLAPVMDVTSNALNPVINIRSYGDSVETVSQYGIQMMKGLLDGGVMSSLKHFPGHGDTDVDSHIGLPVINKTVEELEQLELLPFKAAIGQGAQAIMSAHILFPLIERSGVPGTMSYTIITELLKEKLGFKGLVVSDCLEMDAIKRYYGTAKGALEAVKAGIDLVFISHTPATVKEAVHLIEEAVAAGDLDEAVIDAAVAKILAYKARYTHVGEPDYGIVGCEVHRRANELMRTETICLIKGETQPVQAGDGQVLFVGSYAYRTDLASSSVNQEVSFPQYMGEHFAAAYELISIDPDEEQISEVLQKAEGYKHVVIGLFNARENTGQLALVQKLVAANCKVTAITLGRPYDLALIEGGFCGIAAFEYTPDAFKSLIPILNGEITPAASITIQL, from the coding sequence ATGAGAACGATAGAAGAAATGAGCTTGCGTGAGAAAATCGGGCAAATGTTCGTAACAGGCTTTCCGTCAACGGAGATGTCCCCTGAGCTGAAGGAAGTCATTGAGCAGTACAAGATCGGGAATATTATTTTATTCTCACATAATATCAACAATAAATATCAATTAGGCGGGCTTGTTGCTGAACTGCAGCAATGGTTCACCACACATGCAGGCATTCCGGGCTTCATTACGATTGACCAGGAAGGCGGCCGGGTGACCCGAATGCCCAAGGACGCGACGAATGTAGCCGGAGCCATGGCCATTGCCTCTTCAGGACGCCCTGAAAATGCTTATGCAGCGGGGAGAATAACGGCCCGGGAGCTAAAAGCATTAGGCATTAATTTCAATCTTGCGCCCGTGATGGACGTTACCAGTAATGCGCTCAATCCAGTGATCAACATCCGCTCTTACGGGGATTCTGTGGAGACGGTATCGCAGTACGGGATTCAAATGATGAAGGGCTTGCTCGACGGCGGCGTTATGTCCTCGCTGAAGCATTTTCCCGGTCATGGGGATACTGATGTCGATTCACACATTGGCTTGCCTGTCATTAACAAAACGGTGGAGGAGCTGGAGCAGCTTGAGCTGCTGCCGTTTAAGGCTGCCATCGGGCAGGGTGCCCAGGCCATCATGAGCGCACATATTTTATTCCCCCTAATCGAAAGGTCCGGCGTGCCGGGAACAATGTCTTATACCATTATTACAGAGCTGCTTAAAGAGAAATTGGGATTTAAGGGGCTGGTTGTATCCGATTGTCTGGAAATGGATGCGATTAAACGCTATTACGGGACGGCAAAAGGTGCACTCGAAGCCGTTAAAGCAGGGATTGATCTGGTATTCATCAGTCACACGCCTGCAACGGTTAAAGAAGCGGTTCATTTAATAGAAGAAGCTGTAGCGGCGGGTGATTTGGATGAAGCGGTTATTGATGCAGCTGTTGCCAAAATTTTAGCCTATAAAGCCCGCTATACGCATGTTGGGGAACCGGATTACGGGATCGTGGGCTGCGAAGTTCACCGCCGGGCGAACGAGCTGATGCGTACGGAAACGATCTGCCTGATTAAAGGTGAGACCCAGCCCGTTCAGGCAGGGGATGGGCAGGTCTTGTTTGTGGGCTCCTATGCCTACCGGACCGACCTGGCCTCCAGCAGTGTGAATCAGGAGGTTAGTTTCCCGCAGTATATGGGTGAGCATTTTGCTGCAGCGTATGAGCTGATCAGTATTGATCCGGACGAGGAGCAGATTAGCGAAGTGCTACAAAAGGCTGAAGGGTACAAGCATGTGGTTATCGGGCTGTTCAATGCGCGTGAAAATACAGGCCAGCTGGCGCTTGTGCAGAAGCTTGTGGCAGCAAACTGTAAAGTAACGGCAATTACACTCGGTCGGCCGTATGATTTAGCTTTAATCGAAGGCGGGTTTTGCGGCATTGCCGCCTTTGAATATACTCCAGATGCGTTCAAGTCCCTTATCCCCATCCTGAATGGTGAGATTACACCTGCTGCCAGTATTACGATTCAGCTATAG
- a CDS encoding exo-beta-N-acetylmuramidase NamZ family protein → MVLNGIDSIKKYLHLFEGKRVGLITAPTGLAKDFRSTITILHENCNLTAMFSPEHGVRGDLDAGACVETYTDPLTNVPVYSLYRKDSKRLTKEMLEKVDILVYDIQDVGVRYYTFIYTMLYALEDCAAAGVEFVVLDRVNPLNGVNVEGNILQPGFKSFVGNYELAVRYGLTAGEVAVMANDQMNWKASLHVVRLEGWERSMSFPDTALTWVHPSLGIPRYETALLYTGTCLFEGTNCSEGRGTTFPFEMIGAPFIEAQQLADEMNALRLPGVYFRPVHFKPTASKHSGELCGGVQLYITDRQVIKPLEVGVTLLFTIRDMFEPFAFLPPVKEGSRPFIDLLGGSSVYRTKNIQAKQVFEQFAEDSRQFAQMKQQYHLYY, encoded by the coding sequence ATGGTATTAAACGGGATTGATTCTATTAAGAAGTATCTTCATTTGTTTGAAGGTAAACGTGTGGGGTTAATTACAGCGCCGACAGGGCTTGCCAAAGATTTCAGATCCACCATTACGATATTACACGAGAATTGTAATCTTACGGCCATGTTCTCGCCTGAGCATGGTGTCCGCGGAGATCTGGATGCAGGGGCATGCGTGGAGACGTATACGGACCCTCTTACAAATGTTCCGGTCTACAGCCTGTACCGCAAAGATTCCAAACGGTTAACAAAGGAAATGCTGGAGAAGGTAGATATCCTTGTGTATGATATCCAGGATGTTGGTGTACGGTATTATACCTTCATTTATACGATGCTGTATGCCCTTGAGGATTGTGCTGCGGCAGGTGTGGAATTTGTTGTTCTCGACCGGGTGAATCCGCTGAACGGGGTGAACGTGGAAGGAAATATCCTACAGCCCGGCTTCAAGTCCTTTGTCGGGAATTATGAGCTGGCGGTCCGGTACGGCCTGACCGCAGGTGAAGTGGCTGTCATGGCCAATGATCAGATGAACTGGAAGGCATCGCTTCATGTCGTTCGTCTGGAAGGCTGGGAACGGAGCATGTCCTTCCCGGATACAGCCTTGACCTGGGTTCATCCTTCACTGGGAATCCCCCGGTATGAAACAGCGTTATTATATACAGGCACCTGTTTATTTGAGGGAACCAACTGCTCCGAAGGAAGGGGTACAACCTTCCCCTTTGAAATGATTGGAGCTCCCTTTATTGAGGCGCAGCAGCTGGCAGATGAGATGAACGCATTGCGGCTTCCAGGCGTGTATTTTCGTCCGGTTCATTTCAAGCCAACGGCCTCCAAGCATTCTGGAGAGCTGTGCGGCGGCGTTCAATTATACATTACAGATCGCCAGGTGATCAAGCCGTTAGAGGTTGGCGTAACCTTATTATTTACGATCAGGGACATGTTTGAGCCCTTTGCATTTCTGCCTCCCGTGAAGGAGGGCTCACGTCCTTTTATTGATTTGCTGGGCGGAAGCAGCGTCTACCGGACAAAGAATATTCAGGCTAAGCAAGTGTTCGAACAGTTCGCAGAGGACAGCAGGCAATTTGCACAAATGAAGCAGCAGTATCATTTATATTACTAG
- a CDS encoding GNAT family N-acetyltransferase, which produces MQIRLFSMEDLSGVVALWNREATKYDYKPFTEQDFQDTFINHAYFDAECMWVGCNEQGIAGFAAGCSGDDLPLGDVAGYITTVIIDPGAASLELYDAFVLRMETRFQQLGKSQAEVLFFNPVKLKWTIPSAPQHEHNNAPGISKDQPLYDALIARGYADRATQCGMYLKLGDFSVPEDIAGKESKASREGYQVTHYAPAVHKGLDAMLAALRNPQWEKDVAAHVKNGEPLVVAVHGSEVIGFAGPIMVEPDGRAFFCGIGVHPEYEGHGLGSVLFFRMVEAFQTSGCQYISLFTGSNNPALRIYQQAGFQIEKQFAILRREL; this is translated from the coding sequence ATGCAAATCAGACTCTTCTCCATGGAAGATCTTTCTGGAGTGGTAGCGCTCTGGAACCGGGAGGCTACGAAGTATGACTACAAGCCGTTTACAGAGCAGGATTTTCAGGACACATTCATAAATCATGCTTATTTTGATGCGGAGTGTATGTGGGTAGGCTGTAATGAACAAGGGATTGCCGGTTTTGCAGCTGGCTGCAGCGGGGATGATCTTCCGCTCGGCGATGTGGCGGGCTATATTACGACCGTAATTATCGATCCGGGTGCCGCTTCTTTAGAGCTGTACGATGCCTTTGTGCTGCGCATGGAAACAAGGTTTCAGCAGCTTGGGAAAAGTCAGGCGGAGGTCCTGTTCTTTAACCCTGTTAAGCTGAAATGGACGATTCCCAGCGCACCGCAGCATGAACACAATAATGCCCCGGGTATTAGTAAAGACCAGCCGTTATACGATGCTTTAATCGCCAGAGGGTATGCAGACCGGGCGACACAATGCGGCATGTACCTGAAGCTGGGTGACTTTAGTGTTCCTGAAGATATTGCCGGCAAAGAAAGCAAAGCAAGCAGAGAAGGCTATCAGGTTACTCATTATGCCCCCGCTGTTCATAAAGGGCTTGATGCCATGCTTGCTGCCTTGCGGAATCCGCAGTGGGAAAAGGATGTAGCTGCGCATGTAAAGAATGGTGAACCCCTTGTGGTGGCTGTTCATGGCAGTGAGGTTATAGGTTTTGCAGGTCCAATTATGGTCGAACCGGATGGCCGGGCATTTTTTTGCGGGATCGGGGTACACCCGGAGTATGAGGGACATGGTCTAGGCAGTGTCTTGTTTTTCCGGATGGTAGAAGCTTTTCAGACTTCAGGCTGTCAATATATCTCTTTGTTTACTGGCAGCAATAACCCGGCTCTTCGAATCTATCAACAAGCAGGGTTTCAGATTGAGAAACAATTTGCCATATTGCGGAGGGAGCTGTAA
- a CDS encoding GNAT family N-acetyltransferase, whose product MTTTPEQNISVTNRPSREQLEQIYDILDECFAVGRGYFQERLDLDTSYDPDTTWFATVGGKVAANVQIFPLSIRVGQAVLHTGAMGSVAADPNYRGMGLTHKILAAQTDYMREADYDISLLLASKHAFYEKAGWRLIPETAYAVENQAWGGQPDGYAIIPFEPRYLDDIRGIYEQFNQNRTYTVVRNETYWKDLIRWPEWNKADCLLLQHHHKIVAYGIIEKKDTEQVFINEFIYLDEAVDGAQYLFHELCRLRPNAKHIMAMLPEDHKLYAYYQQLQAEPVPIHMAMWKMINLYSTFHKLQPELEQRLNGNDQMAEQELFITLQCGEDKISLDYRQKRLSVSENSQAGSRISIEVDERDLISYIIFGYSAEGAAEAGASARHADILQALFPKQQAVFYLTDKF is encoded by the coding sequence ATGACGACAACACCAGAACAAAATATCAGCGTAACCAACAGGCCGAGCAGAGAACAGCTTGAACAGATTTACGATATTTTAGATGAATGTTTTGCCGTAGGCCGGGGGTATTTCCAGGAAAGATTAGACCTCGACACCTCATATGACCCGGATACCACATGGTTTGCGACGGTCGGCGGCAAGGTTGCTGCCAATGTTCAAATCTTTCCCCTCTCCATCAGAGTCGGCCAAGCGGTCTTGCACACGGGTGCCATGGGCAGCGTCGCTGCAGATCCCAATTATCGCGGCATGGGGCTGACACACAAAATTCTTGCTGCACAAACAGACTACATGAGAGAAGCCGATTATGATATAAGCTTACTTCTGGCCAGCAAGCATGCATTTTATGAGAAGGCCGGCTGGAGACTAATTCCTGAGACTGCTTACGCTGTTGAAAATCAGGCGTGGGGCGGGCAGCCGGACGGTTACGCAATTATACCCTTTGAGCCCCGTTATCTTGATGATATCCGTGGTATTTATGAACAATTCAATCAGAACCGCACCTATACCGTAGTACGTAATGAAACCTACTGGAAGGATCTGATCCGCTGGCCGGAATGGAACAAGGCGGACTGTCTGCTGCTTCAGCATCATCATAAAATTGTCGCTTATGGCATTATAGAAAAAAAGGACACCGAACAGGTATTTATCAACGAATTCATATACCTAGATGAAGCAGTTGACGGCGCCCAGTACTTATTTCATGAATTATGCCGTCTCCGGCCGAATGCCAAGCACATCATGGCGATGCTCCCTGAGGATCACAAGCTATATGCCTATTATCAGCAGCTTCAGGCAGAGCCCGTTCCCATCCATATGGCAATGTGGAAAATGATCAACCTGTATTCTACCTTCCACAAGCTTCAGCCTGAACTGGAGCAGCGCCTTAACGGCAATGACCAGATGGCAGAACAGGAGCTGTTCATAACGCTGCAATGCGGGGAGGACAAGATCAGCCTCGACTACCGCCAGAAGCGGCTTTCCGTTTCCGAGAATAGTCAGGCCGGGTCCCGGATATCCATAGAAGTGGATGAGCGGGATCTGATCTCTTATATCATCTTCGGCTATTCTGCGGAAGGCGCAGCTGAAGCTGGGGCCTCTGCTCGACATGCTGATATTCTGCAGGCCCTGTTCCCGAAGCAGCAGGCCGTGTTTTATTTAACCGACAAATTTTAA